One genomic segment of Clavelina lepadiformis chromosome 3, kaClaLepa1.1, whole genome shotgun sequence includes these proteins:
- the LOC143448433 gene encoding uncharacterized protein LOC143448433 isoform X1, giving the protein MRVVVISFFLAMLACRVNAENSLLLTVSNLMGFSVEELLAQLQEILSSQDAGNITIGDIDECGRIDVPCHEHASCNNTLGGFFCTCNDGYTDAPGSNSTGESCVDVDECAVNSDSCETSSSACSNTNGSYYCACLVGYQITSSVVEENLICEDVNECDSDPCEANSECVNAPGSYECACLDGYRKDTETGLCEDIDECSEDSHKCNLDISNCVNTEGAYYCACIEGYKHTSAMREENLECTDVHECETFPAICTDVDPNTRCINTIGSHMCPCLDGYVPDEATGKCREVLACEDFDAVKNAVASTFEGAPPKTGFDDAAVSAAIMMLVNNTVYNAVPVGKNSLRQVFQGYNPTLLDELTSYLPCDFEAICSIGNESHTCECNPGFAGNGSQCLDVDECADGTHDCDPHVAICMNTIGSFTCKCVDGFEGTGKIGECRDIDECRVTSVARSEEFEGDQLPAFLALSFNVAARGLCPGDLVQTVCHGMCRATCAERLCASICQAGCACPTGFLRSSTYSTRCIPEAECEISRGFGSGEESGDVIVVIPEPSILEDGVLERLTVASLWECIVGSFESTGFHSDSEEETLEQLKSVTFFCINFVDDIDAHKPIHISVYNEVVDQFFLLFQKISFDPENVATEVREALSEYHDDAGPTIVTPDDVARKFVLIFLPNLAKELKSGYGLRAFTTLNEINEFVTRSITNEFTAAELGGFAKKLLIASRTFLEAIFRPFADEIDTKSILEFVPALQLLFHPPTFPTPNLKMTPTKEIKPLECYLNATLLTRAASLFDDEFGSGSIFEGRSPAFGAEVIDDSEGLTGSGSGSGSGSGSGSGSRSGSGSGTLELNSFGNVCLETIIDDVEAAIDGKIFYELFQTHPREFGALFSTIDSHLSLDRLFPSFYTCFTGATCQNMPGSFICLCPEGFEGDGLGSEGCVDVDECERDTDNCHEFAHCDNTVGNFICTCYAGFSGDGVACSDINECATGADNCDEYAVCTNTVGSFICTCKDGFTGNGISCYEVDECESGEHDCHVAATCTNTVGSFNCTCLDGFVGDGGNCTDEDECEFPDSNRCDAKATCVNMPGDHRCICPDKTMDVLGDGRYCRVVNECVPEVGSELDCSMNPDTKSCRFERQHPEGISARFEDVRSLFALPEAVKEIYCYSDPSSAAAGRRRRRRSIKDATYGPTFLCEETKMTTYRTQARISPDSEDLVDLLYYNGQFQWFEETKCDVDICSGTKLGCVQRYSPRKAAVLVEVRGKLDLIVTDVYIESSCAPAIP; this is encoded by the exons ATGAG ggTCGTCGTTATTTCATTCTTCCTCGCAATGCTTGCGTGCCGTGTTAATGCAGAAA ACAGCTTACTATTGACCGTTTCAAATTTGATGGGATTCAGTGTCGAAGAATTGTTAGCTCAGCTTCAAGAAATACTTTCTAGCCAGGACGCCGGCAATATAACTATTGGAG ATATCGACGAATGTGGAAGAATCGACGTTCCGTGCCACGAACACGCTTCCTGTAACAACACCTTGGGTGGATTCTTCTGCACTTGCAACGATGGCTACACTGATGCTCCTGGGTCTAACTCTACCGGGGAAAGTTGCGTTG aTGTCGATGAGTGCGCTGTAAACAGTGACTCATGCGAAACGTCATCATCTGCTTGTTCCAATACAAATGGAAGTTACTACTGCGCATGTCTGGTAGGTTATCAGATcacttcatcagtagtagAAGAAAACCTCATCTGCGAAG ATGTCAACGAGTGTGACAGCGACCCGTGTGAAGCGAACAGCGAATGCGTCAATGCGCCCGGCAGTTATGAATGTGCATGTCTCGATGGCTACCGAAAAGACACCGAGACTGGTCTATGTGAAg ACATCGACGAATGCAGTGAAGACAGCCACAAATGCAACCTTGACATATCAAATTGCGTCAACACCGAGGGAGCTTATTATTGCGCTTGTATTGAAGGTTATAAACATACGTCAGCAATGCGTGAAGAAAATCTGGAGTGCACAG ATGTCCACGAATGTGAAACTTTCCCCGCCATCTGCACCGATGTTGACCCTAATACAAGGTGCATAAACACTATCGGGAGCCACATGTGTCCCTGCTTGGATGGATACGTTCCTGATGAAGCCACTGGAAAATGCAGAG AGGTTCTTGCATGCGAAGACTTTGACGCGGTGAAAAATGCGGTTGCATCAACTTTTGAAGGAGCTCCGCCCAAGACCGGATTTGATGATGCTGCAGTCAGC GCCGCAATAATGATGTTGGTGAATAACACGGTTTACAACGCGGTGCCAGTCGGTAAAAATTCACTCCGGCAAGTTTTCCAAGGTTACAATCCAACCCTACTGGACGAGCTTACCAGTTACCTACCCTGCGATTTTGAAGCAATTTGCTCTATCGGAAATGAATCCCACACCTGCGAGTGCAACCCCGGTTTTGCAGGAAATGGTTCCCAATGTTTAG ATGTGGACGAATGTGCTGATGGAACTCACGATTGTGACCCACACGTGGCGATTTGCATGAACACAATCGGTTCTTTTACCTGCAAGTGCGTAGATGGCTTTGAAGGAACTGGCAAGATAGGAGAGTGCAGAG ACATTGACGAATGTCGTGTCACAAGTGTTGCAAGATCAGAAGAATTTGAAGGCGACCAACTCCCTGCTTTCCTTGCTCTTTCCTTCAACGTTGCTGCACGTG GCTTATGTCCTGGCGACTTAGTCCAAACTGTCTGCCATGGTATGTGCCGAGCAACTTGCGCTGAAAGATTGTGCGCCAGCATTTGCCAAGCTGGTTGCGCTTGTCCAACAGGCTTTCTGCGCTCAAGCACGTACTCAACCCGCTGTATCCCTGAG GCGGAATGCGAAATTTCAAGGGGTTTCG GAAGTGGCGAAGAAAGCGGTGACGTCATCGTGGTCATACCGG AGCCGTCCATCTTAGAAGATGGAGTTTTAGAAC GTTTGACGGTTGCGTCTCTGTGGGAGTGCATAGTTGGAAGCTTTGAATCTACTGGCTTCCATTCTGACAGCGAAGAAGAAACCCTTGAACAGCTGAA GTCCGTTACATTTTTCTGCATAAATTTTGTGGATGACATCGACGCCCACAAACCAATTCACATCTCCGTTTATAACGAGGTCGTGGATCAGTTTTTCCTCCTATTTCAGAAAATCAGCTTCGATCCAGAGAATGTTGCGACCGAA GTTCGCGAGGCCCTCTCAGAATACCATGACGACGCAGGGCCAACAATTG TTACCCCAGATGACGTagcaagaaaatttgttcTCATCTTTCTTCCCAACTTAGCAAAGGAACTTAAAAGCGGATACGGATTACGA GCTTTTACTACTctgaatgaaataaatgaatttGTGACCCGTTCAATTACCAACGAATTCACGGCTGCTGAACTGGGCGGGTTTGCAAAGAAACTCTTAATTGCGAGCAGAACTTTTCTGGAAGCGATTTTCCGACCTTTTGCCGACGAAATCGACACCAAGTCTATCCTGGAATTTGTTCCAG CTTTGCAGCTTCTGTTCCATCCGCCAACATTTCCGACCCCAAATCTGAAAATGACACCAACCAAAG AAATCAAACCACTCGAATGCTACCTGAATGCGACTTTACTCACGAGGGCCGCCTCTCTTTTTGACGACGAGTTCGGTTCGGGATCAATTTTCGAGGGTAGGTCACCTGCTTTTGGCGCTGAAGTGATCGACGATTCGGAAGGTTTGACAGGGTCCGGGTCCGGGTCCGGGTCCGGGTCCGGGTCCGGGTCCGGGTCCAGGTCCGGGTCCGGGTCAGGGACGCTGGAATTAA ATTCTTTTGGCAACGTTTGTCTCGAAACCATCATTGATGACGTAGAAGCGGCAATAGATGGGAAGATTTTTTATG AATTATTCCAAACCCACCCGCGAGAATTCGGGGCGCTTTTTTCAACTATTGACAGTCACTTGAGCCTTGACAGGTTATTTCCCTCTTTTTACACCTGTTTTACCGGTGCCACCTGCCAGAACATGCCTGGGTCCTTTATATGCTTGTGCCCGGAAGGTTTCGAAGGTGACGGTTTAGGCAGCGAGGGATGTGTGG ATGTCGATGAGTGTGAAAGGGACACAGACAACTGTCATGAGTTTGCCCATTGTGACAACACAGTGGGCAACTTTATTTGCACCTGCTATGCTGGATTTTCTGGAGACGGTGTAGCATGTAGTGATATAAATGAATGTGCCACAGGAGCCGATAACTGCGATGAATATGCCGTTTGCACTAACACTGTTGGAAGTTTTATTTGCACCTGTAAAGATGGATTCACAGGAAATGGCATCTCGTGCTATGAAGTCGATGAATGTGAAAGCGGAGAACATGACTGTCACGTTGCAGCCACATGCACAAACACCGTAGGAAGCTTTAATTGTACTTGCCTTGATGGCTTCGTGGGAGATGGTGGCAACTGTACAG ACGAAGATGAATGCGAATTCCCCGACTCGAACCGGTGTGACGCAAAAGCTACCTGTGTTAACATGCCTGGAGATCACAGATGTATTTGCCCTGACAAAACCATGGATGTTCTTGGCGACGGCAGATACTGTCGAG TAGTAAATGAGTGTGTCCCGGAAGTTGGATCTGAACTCGATTGCTCCATGAATCCGGACACCAAGAGCTGTAGATTCGAAAGGCAACATCCGGAAGGGATTAGCGCCAGATTCGAAGATGTCAG GTCACTATTTGCTCTTCCTGAGGCTGTGAAGGAGATCTATTGTTATTCGGATCCATCTTCCGCTGCTGCAGGGAGAAGACGACGACGAAGATCAATTAAGGACGCGACTTACG GACCGACGTTCCTTTGCGAGGAGACAAAGATGACGACTTATCGCACCCAAGCCCGTATCAGTCCGGATTCGGAAGACTTGGTGGACCTCCTTTATTACAATGGACAGTTCCAATGGTTTGAAGAAACAAAATGTGACGTAGACATCTGTTCTGGAACAAAACTCGG GTGCGTACAGCGATATAGTCCCCGTAAAGCGGCTGTTCTTGTTGAAGTTCGTGGCAAACTCGACCTGATTGTGACGGACGTGTATATCGAAAGTTCCTGCGCCCCTGCCATACCTTAA